From Candidatus Tisiphia endosymbiont of Melanophora roralis, a single genomic window includes:
- a CDS encoding AAA family ATPase codes for MINKLSDIKTNLKNINIIESSKPPRMRVGTDDFKTLLLNSDVFIDKSLMIKEFLEDSGDVILITRPRRWGKSLNMDMLKKFFEIEVDQDGKPLAQEKRVNHKLFTGGIVDLGIKGKRTLKPLKINSNEYAMVQQGNYPVISISFKDVKGSSYQEIENGIRNQVIRLFSNHRYLKHYIADNKNLLDDVQKEKLNQYFTGNLDKEDLKDSLRFLSEILYKHFNQKAYILIDEYDTPINSSYIEFGNKSKEFDDVLKIFRGMFGSSLKGNTCVERGVITGILRIAKANLFSDLNNVSEYTLLDDDFSKSYGFTQIEVDDLLTKVPTKTSHEEIKDWYNGYTFGGEVIYNPWSIMQCLAHKGKLDHYWLDSGGTALIDKILLSDEMQEDLQSLAAGRSIISPITKQISFADINEPIGLLSLLLFSGYLNPTAKIPEKNVYELSIPNYEVKYIYETRVLQWVTDQLKIDSSRYYSFISLLPAGKVEEFKERLQELLVNSTSFYQTGEKKAELFYSGFMLGLVNMLAPSYIIASEQESGRGRADIIMIPKAGREDKAIIIEYKIAKNAEDLLSVAKMGLKQIIDKQYDTKIREHKHVKKIIKISMTFCGKKVVLEYQID; via the coding sequence ATGATTAACAAACTTTCTGATATCAAGACAAATCTCAAGAACATTAATATTATTGAGAGTAGCAAGCCCCCTAGAATGAGGGTAGGTACTGATGACTTTAAAACATTATTGTTAAATAGCGATGTATTTATTGACAAAAGTCTAATGATCAAAGAATTCCTAGAAGATAGTGGAGATGTTATATTAATCACTCGACCAAGACGTTGGGGTAAAAGCCTTAATATGGACATGCTCAAGAAGTTTTTTGAAATAGAAGTGGATCAGGACGGCAAGCCTTTAGCACAAGAAAAGAGAGTAAATCATAAACTCTTTACTGGAGGCATAGTAGATTTAGGTATTAAAGGTAAAAGGACTCTAAAACCTTTAAAGATTAATAGTAATGAATACGCTATGGTTCAACAAGGTAATTATCCGGTTATTTCTATAAGTTTTAAGGATGTTAAGGGCAGCAGTTACCAAGAAATTGAAAACGGTATACGGAATCAGGTTATAAGATTGTTCTCTAACCATCGCTATTTAAAACACTATATAGCAGACAATAAGAATTTACTAGATGATGTACAAAAGGAAAAATTAAACCAATATTTTACAGGAAATCTTGATAAAGAAGACCTTAAGGATAGTTTAAGGTTTTTAAGTGAAATACTTTACAAACATTTTAACCAAAAAGCTTATATATTAATCGATGAATATGATACACCAATTAATAGTTCATACATTGAATTTGGCAATAAATCAAAAGAGTTTGATGATGTACTAAAGATATTCCGTGGGATGTTTGGCAGCAGCCTAAAAGGTAATACTTGTGTAGAAAGAGGAGTAATAACTGGCATATTAAGAATTGCTAAAGCTAATTTATTTTCTGATTTAAATAATGTTAGTGAATATACCTTACTTGATGATGATTTTTCTAAGTCTTATGGCTTTACCCAAATAGAAGTTGATGATTTATTGACTAAAGTACCTACCAAAACCAGTCATGAAGAGATTAAAGACTGGTATAATGGTTATACATTTGGTGGAGAGGTAATTTATAATCCATGGTCAATCATGCAATGTTTAGCACACAAAGGTAAGCTCGATCATTATTGGCTTGATAGTGGGGGAACAGCTTTAATAGATAAAATACTGCTATCCGATGAAATGCAAGAAGATTTACAGAGCTTAGCTGCCGGGAGAAGTATTATCTCACCTATTACCAAACAAATAAGTTTTGCTGATATCAATGAACCAATAGGATTACTCAGTTTATTACTGTTCAGCGGTTATTTAAACCCTACTGCCAAAATACCGGAAAAGAATGTTTATGAGCTATCTATCCCTAATTATGAAGTAAAATATATTTATGAAACAAGAGTTCTACAATGGGTAACTGATCAGCTAAAAATTGATAGTTCTAGATATTACTCTTTTATCAGTTTATTGCCAGCAGGTAAAGTAGAGGAATTTAAAGAGCGTTTACAAGAGTTGTTGGTAAATTCTACCAGTTTTTACCAAACAGGGGAGAAAAAGGCAGAATTATTTTATAGTGGCTTTATGCTAGGGCTTGTTAACATGTTAGCCCCTAGTTACATAATAGCAAGCGAACAAGAGTCAGGTCGTGGTAGAGCTGATATTATCATGATCCCCAAAGCTGGTAGAGAAGATAAAGCAATTATTATTGAGTATAAGATTGCTAAAAATGCAGAAGATTTGCTTTCAGTAGCCAAAATGGGCTTAAAGCAAATTATAGATAAACAATATGACACTAAGATAAGAGAACACAAACATGTCAAAAAGATCATTAAAATCTCTATGACCTTTTGTGGCAAAAAAGTAGTACTAGAATACCAAATTGATTAA
- the uvrA gene encoding excinuclease ABC subunit UvrA, whose protein sequence is MIQEYIKVRGAKEHNLKNVNVDIPRNNFVVITGLSGSGKSSLAFDTIYAEGQRRYVESLSSYARQFLHLQDKPNVESVSGLSPAIAIDQKTTSKNPRSTVGTITEIYDYLRLLYARVGVPYSPATGLPIKNQTISEMIDAIHNFPKGTKLYILAPIIRGQKGEFRREMLDLKKQGFGRLFINNEIYEIDNLPKFDKNKKHNIEVIVDRISLEDDLGNRLADSLEISLKLADGIVYVEIVDLPNGLETNLTKGSKIIFSEKYSCPVSGFQITEIEPRIFSFNSPFGACPKCEGIGTELCLDKELIVPNSRISIKDGAIAPWGKISSKFFLETLKALASHYEFSLDTPFIELPNTVQQVLFHGSGDDVIKFQYHDGSKSQVVQQPFAGIIPSLQEKERKADSSLVKEELLKYKAEYKCTSCEGYRLKMESLCIKIADMHIGQVSTMSILQLQKWFNQLDKQLNKRQMTIAERILKEIKERLQFLMNVGLDYLALSRESGTLSGGESQRIRLASQIGSGLSGVLYVLDEPSIGLHQRDNARLIETLKSLRDLGNTVLVVEHDEETMYESDHIIDVGPGAGIHGGHIIAQGTIEEIKQCPNSITGSYLSGKQSIEVPTNTRVSPAGKVIALTGAISNNLQDVNITIPLSSFTAITGVSGSGKSSLIIHTLYKAALKFLEPSSKNFPGEYKSIKGLEYIDKVIDINQSPIGRTPRSNPATYTGAFTHIRDWFAELPTAKARGYKVGRFSFNVKGGRCELCQGDGLIKIEMHFLPDIYVKCDVCNGDRYNRETLEVKYKDKSIADVLRMTVEDAMSFFAKVPLIYEKLVTLNEVGLGYIKIGQSATTLSGGEAQRIKLAKELSKRSTGKTLYILDEPTTGLHIDDINKLLKVLHKLVDMGNTVIVIEHNLDVIKTADYIIDVGPEGGDKGGRIVATGTPKDIAACSESYTGQYLKHYLDQC, encoded by the coding sequence ATGATACAAGAATATATTAAAGTTCGTGGTGCTAAGGAGCATAATTTAAAAAATGTAAATGTTGATATTCCAAGAAATAATTTTGTAGTAATTACAGGGCTTAGTGGTTCTGGAAAATCTTCACTAGCTTTTGATACTATTTATGCAGAAGGACAACGTAGATATGTTGAAAGTTTATCTTCATATGCTAGGCAATTCTTACACCTTCAGGATAAGCCTAATGTTGAATCGGTCTCTGGTTTGTCACCTGCAATAGCTATTGATCAAAAAACCACATCTAAAAATCCTCGTTCTACAGTGGGTACTATAACTGAAATTTATGATTATTTAAGATTATTATATGCAAGGGTAGGAGTACCTTACTCTCCAGCAACAGGTCTACCAATCAAGAATCAGACCATATCAGAGATGATAGATGCCATTCATAATTTTCCTAAGGGTACTAAATTATACATATTAGCTCCAATTATCAGAGGACAAAAAGGTGAATTCAGACGTGAAATGCTTGATCTTAAAAAACAGGGTTTTGGGCGATTATTCATTAACAATGAAATTTATGAGATCGATAATCTTCCAAAATTTGATAAGAATAAAAAACATAATATTGAAGTAATTGTTGATAGGATTTCTCTAGAAGATGATTTAGGTAACAGGCTTGCAGATAGTTTAGAAATCTCTCTTAAGTTAGCAGATGGTATAGTATATGTTGAAATTGTTGACCTACCAAACGGATTAGAAACCAACCTTACTAAAGGCTCGAAAATCATTTTCTCAGAAAAATATTCTTGTCCAGTTTCTGGTTTTCAAATTACTGAAATAGAACCAAGAATTTTTTCCTTTAATAGCCCATTTGGTGCTTGTCCTAAATGTGAGGGTATCGGCACAGAATTGTGTCTTGATAAAGAATTAATTGTTCCAAATAGCAGAATTAGTATTAAAGATGGAGCTATAGCACCTTGGGGGAAAATATCCTCAAAGTTTTTTTTAGAAACATTAAAAGCTTTAGCAAGTCATTACGAGTTTTCATTAGACACTCCTTTTATAGAACTACCAAATACTGTACAGCAAGTATTATTCCATGGATCAGGTGACGATGTTATAAAATTTCAGTATCATGATGGTTCTAAATCTCAGGTGGTACAGCAACCTTTTGCTGGAATAATACCTAGCTTACAAGAAAAGGAGCGTAAGGCTGATTCTTCTTTAGTAAAAGAAGAATTATTAAAATACAAAGCAGAGTACAAATGCACATCTTGTGAAGGTTATAGACTAAAAATGGAGTCTCTTTGTATTAAAATCGCTGATATGCATATTGGACAAGTATCTACCATGAGTATTTTGCAACTACAGAAATGGTTTAATCAATTAGACAAACAGCTCAATAAAAGACAAATGACTATTGCCGAACGCATATTAAAGGAAATCAAGGAAAGATTACAATTTCTTATGAATGTTGGTCTTGATTATCTTGCTTTGTCTAGAGAATCAGGAACTCTGTCTGGTGGAGAAAGTCAGCGTATTCGCTTGGCATCACAAATTGGTTCAGGGCTTAGTGGTGTGTTGTATGTACTTGATGAACCCTCAATTGGTTTACATCAACGTGATAATGCTAGATTAATAGAAACTCTCAAGAGTCTTCGAGACCTTGGTAATACAGTGCTTGTTGTTGAGCATGATGAAGAAACAATGTACGAATCGGATCACATTATAGATGTCGGACCAGGTGCTGGTATTCACGGTGGACATATAATAGCACAAGGAACAATTGAGGAAATTAAACAATGTCCCAATAGTATAACGGGTAGCTATTTAAGCGGTAAACAATCTATTGAAGTGCCAACAAATACTAGAGTATCACCTGCGGGTAAGGTAATAGCATTAACTGGGGCTATTTCTAATAATTTACAGGATGTTAATATTACAATTCCTCTGAGCAGTTTTACAGCAATAACGGGGGTATCAGGTAGCGGTAAATCAAGTTTAATAATTCATACTTTATATAAAGCCGCTTTAAAATTTTTAGAACCCTCTTCAAAAAATTTTCCAGGAGAATATAAGTCAATTAAAGGTCTTGAATATATTGATAAGGTTATTGATATAAACCAATCACCAATAGGTCGCACACCAAGATCAAATCCAGCAACTTATACTGGTGCGTTTACCCATATTAGAGACTGGTTTGCTGAACTACCAACTGCAAAAGCACGGGGTTATAAAGTTGGTAGGTTTTCATTCAATGTTAAAGGTGGAAGATGTGAATTATGTCAAGGTGATGGTCTGATTAAAATAGAAATGCATTTTTTACCTGATATTTATGTAAAATGTGATGTTTGTAATGGAGACAGATATAATAGAGAAACCCTTGAAGTTAAATATAAGGATAAATCTATAGCTGACGTTCTTAGGATGACAGTTGAGGATGCAATGAGTTTCTTTGCTAAAGTACCACTAATTTACGAAAAACTTGTTACTTTAAATGAGGTAGGACTTGGTTATATAAAAATTGGACAATCTGCTACCACTTTGTCTGGAGGCGAAGCACAAAGAATAAAGTTAGCTAAAGAGTTATCAAAACGCTCAACCGGTAAAACTTTATATATACTTGATGAACCAACAACAGGGTTGCACATAGATGATATTAATAAATTGCTTAAAGTGCTGCATAAGTTAGTTGATATGGGTAATACTGTTATAGTTATTGAGCATAACCTAGATGTTATCAAAACAGCGGATTATATTATAGATGTTGGACCTGAAGGTGGAGATAAAGGCGGTAGAATAGTAGCTACCGGCACTCCAAAGGATATCGCTGCTTGTAGTGAGAGTTATACTGGACAATATTTAAAGCATTATCTAGACCAGTGTTAA
- the ssb gene encoding single-stranded DNA-binding protein, whose protein sequence is MAGSLNKAVLIGNLGRDPEIRHTSDGKEIANFSIATSETWKDRVTGEKKEKTEWHRIVVFNEGLVSVVKNYAKKGTKVYLEGNLQTRKWVDNLGQEKYTTEIVLQNFNSQFILLDSKGSGTNSLDSIVPKSTVGNSNFDHSDLDDEIPF, encoded by the coding sequence GTGGCTGGTAGTTTAAATAAGGCAGTATTAATAGGTAATTTAGGGCGTGATCCAGAAATTAGGCACACGTCTGATGGTAAAGAGATAGCAAATTTCAGTATCGCTACTTCTGAAACTTGGAAAGACCGTGTTACTGGAGAGAAGAAAGAAAAAACTGAATGGCATAGAATAGTAGTATTTAACGAAGGTTTGGTGTCTGTTGTAAAGAATTATGCCAAGAAAGGCACTAAAGTTTATTTAGAAGGTAATTTACAAACTAGAAAATGGGTGGATAACCTTGGTCAAGAAAAATATACAACAGAAATAGTACTACAAAATTTTAACTCACAATTTATATTATTAGATTCTAAAGGTAGTGGGACTAACTCCCTAGATTCTATTGTACCAAAAAGCACAGTTGGTAATAGTAACTTTGACCATAGTGATCTAGATGATGAGATACCTTTTTAA
- a CDS encoding alpha/beta hydrolase, giving the protein MMRYLFKIVLLSISLLFSACVSSIDTRIKEADKVASINNFEKKLVKAGDFVITTYQRVSDKDSPYVFYIEGDGSISIGRYAVSSNPTPSKVMLLKLAALDTRPNIVYIARPCQYTPVELNPNCSQIYWTDKRLAKEVIESTNIVINSISNGKPVSLVGFSGGGGVTVLVAARNKHIKDIITIAGNLDIENFSKHHGIYALKESLNPIDYAIKISNIPQLHLSGAKDAIVPSKIMQGYIKASSSDCIQQKIFPNITHTKGWDKMWQDVLKINLTCGITNPNSG; this is encoded by the coding sequence ATGATGAGATACCTTTTTAAAATTGTTCTACTTTCTATATCCCTGTTATTTTCTGCGTGTGTTTCATCTATAGATACTAGGATTAAGGAGGCAGATAAGGTAGCCTCAATAAACAACTTTGAGAAAAAACTAGTTAAGGCTGGCGATTTTGTTATTACAACTTACCAACGTGTTTCAGATAAAGATAGCCCTTACGTATTTTATATTGAAGGTGATGGTAGCATTAGTATAGGGCGTTACGCAGTTTCTAGCAATCCAACCCCTTCCAAGGTTATGTTGCTTAAGCTTGCAGCTCTTGATACTAGACCTAATATAGTTTATATAGCTCGTCCGTGCCAATATACGCCAGTAGAACTTAACCCCAATTGCAGTCAAATCTATTGGACAGACAAAAGACTTGCCAAGGAGGTTATAGAATCAACAAATATAGTAATAAATAGTATAAGTAATGGTAAACCAGTTAGTTTGGTTGGTTTTTCCGGAGGTGGTGGAGTTACTGTCTTGGTTGCAGCAAGAAATAAGCATATTAAAGATATAATAACTATAGCTGGTAATCTTGATATTGAGAATTTCAGTAAACATCATGGGATATATGCGTTAAAGGAGTCATTAAATCCCATAGATTATGCCATAAAAATTAGCAATATTCCACAATTACATCTTTCGGGAGCTAAGGATGCAATAGTACCAAGTAAAATTATGCAGGGCTATATAAAAGCTAGTTCTTCAGATTGTATACAGCAAAAGATTTTCCCTAATATTACTCATACCAAAGGTTGGGATAAGATGTGGCAGGATGTGCTAAAAATTAATCTTACCTGTGGTATAACAAACCCCAATTCGGGATAA
- the queC gene encoding 7-cyano-7-deazaguanine synthase QueC, whose translation MQKAVALVSGGADSATVLAMIEKMNYEIHAISFNYSQHNNIELEKVKELVKNYNIKQHKIVNIDLRSFGGSALTDDAIEVPKYKDHSDLGDNIPITYVPARNTIFLSYALGFSEIIGAFDIFMGVHATDYANYPDCRPEYLDAFEKLANLATAVGVLGTRITIHAPLINMTKGQIIKTGLELGVDYSKTISCYDPFNGLSCGTCHACLLRLRAFEENNTIDPINYKIASTHA comes from the coding sequence ATGCAGAAGGCAGTAGCTTTAGTTAGTGGCGGTGCAGATTCAGCCACAGTACTAGCAATGATAGAAAAAATGAATTACGAAATTCATGCCATAAGTTTTAACTATTCTCAACATAATAATATTGAACTTGAGAAAGTTAAAGAGTTAGTTAAGAACTATAATATCAAACAACATAAAATTGTAAATATTGATTTACGTAGCTTTGGCGGATCAGCTCTTACTGATGATGCTATAGAAGTACCAAAATATAAAGATCATAGTGATTTAGGGGATAATATACCAATCACTTATGTACCAGCACGTAATACTATATTTTTAAGCTATGCTTTGGGATTTAGTGAAATAATAGGAGCCTTTGATATTTTTATGGGGGTACACGCAACTGATTATGCTAATTACCCAGATTGCCGTCCAGAGTACCTAGACGCTTTTGAAAAGCTTGCTAATCTTGCAACTGCGGTAGGAGTATTGGGTACACGAATTACCATTCATGCTCCCTTAATAAATATGACAAAAGGGCAAATTATCAAAACCGGTCTAGAATTAGGAGTAGATTACTCCAAAACAATTTCTTGTTATGACCCATTTAATGGGTTATCTTGTGGGACATGTCATGCCTGCTTACTTAGACTTAGGGCCTTTGAAGAAAATAATACAATTGACCCAATTAATTATAAAATCGCTTCTACACATGCTTAA
- a CDS encoding GNAT family N-acetyltransferase: MLNHSIYHQFPMLDLDNIVLRELTSDDSEDYFGYMSKLEMRPFLTDNNIPSTIPQAADELKYWSSLFHHQRGFYWGISLKDNNKLIGTAGFNTVSTMHLKAEISYDLDPAFWGKGIMLKSIKAILRFIEYAGIVRTQATVINDNIRSINVLERCNFVKEGLLKKYEIVQGVHRDYYIYARVL, translated from the coding sequence ATGCTTAATCATTCTATATATCACCAATTTCCTATGTTAGACCTAGACAACATAGTGCTGAGAGAATTAACTAGTGATGATTCAGAAGACTATTTTGGTTATATGAGTAAATTAGAGATGCGTCCTTTCTTGACAGATAACAACATTCCATCAACTATCCCACAAGCTGCTGATGAACTAAAATATTGGTCTAGCTTATTTCATCACCAAAGAGGATTTTACTGGGGTATTTCCCTTAAAGATAATAATAAACTTATAGGTACGGCTGGGTTTAATACTGTTTCTACAATGCACCTCAAAGCAGAAATAAGCTACGATCTTGATCCTGCATTTTGGGGTAAAGGAATTATGCTAAAATCTATCAAAGCTATTTTAAGATTTATAGAATATGCTGGTATTGTTCGAACCCAAGCTACTGTAATAAATGACAATATACGTTCAATTAATGTTTTAGAACGATGTAATTTTGTCAAAGAGGGTTTGCTTAAGAAATATGAAATTGTTCAAGGAGTACATAGGG